CGCCGCATTGCTTCATGGCCGAACTCCACACTTCCTGCGGCACTGCCAGTGAAGCCGTGTGCGAGCTAACGGCTCGTCCCCCGTCCGCTGTCCAGCCGCCTTTCCAGAGCACCACCGGTTTTCTGGCGGCTACCTCCCGCAGCACGGAGAAGAATCTCCTGCCGTCTCTCACCCCTTCCAGGTACATGCCAATGACCTCAATCGACGGGTCCTGTCCGAAATAGGCCAGGTAATCACTGGCATGGAGTACAGTCCCATTACCGAAACTGACCGCCTTGTTTATGTCAACACCTTCGGTGTGTGCTTCCCGGGCAAAGTACATGGCATGGCCGCCACTCTGCGAAATCAGGCCCACGGGCCCGCTGCATCCGCTGTACTGGTCACCAATCTGCCTCAGACCAATCCCCGGCGTGAATATGCCACGGCAATTGGGACCGATGATATGAAAGTCCGCCTGCTCCGCCCTCTCCTTCAGCAATCGCTCCAGCCTTATCCCCTCTTCAGTGTTGGTCTCGGAAAAGCCGGCGGTAAAGAAATGGGCTGCGGCCACATCTTTTCGGATGCAGTCCTCAAGAACCTGCGGAGCTATTTCTCGCGGGAGGTTAATGATTGCCAGGTCTACCGGTTCGGGAATATCAACGATACTGGTGTAGTTCTCTACCCCGAGGGCACGTATACCCTCAATGGACTCCGGATTCACCTGCACAGAATAGAGCTTGCCTTTGAAGGTGCTCTCATTATGCAGCCAGTGGAAATTGCCCCTCTTGCTATCACCAACAATGGCCACGCAGCGGGGATTGAAGGCCCTTTCCATTTTTTCGAAATTTACTCTCAAATTTCCTCCTTGATTTTCCGCCGGAGTGTTCCCGGGGCACTATGATAGCGTTCCAAGGTCGCCCGATTAATCGTTTTCGCCCGGGTATTGACAATCCGTCCCGATGTAATTACGATAGTAGTCCTACAACGTCAATATTGCTCAGGTGAGGTCCCGGCATTTCAGCCTACCGGGACAGCACCGGGGAGGCAAGCAAGTGGCCAGTCAAGCATGCCAAATATGCGGGTGCCACAGCAAGCCTGACACCATGGAGCAGCATCATGTCGTTCCTACCGAAGTGACCGCACCGACCGGTATCCCCGAATCGCAGACCCTGCGGTTGTGTGCCAACTGCCACCACGAGGTACATTCCTGGTACCGCTCCAAGGTTGCCCGGACTACCTATGACCTGAACATCAAACGCTTCCGCCCGAGGTCAGACCTCGAACTGGTCCATGAGTATCAGGCCGTCTTCAATAGTTACCTGAAATACAAGGCAGAGCAAGACCACCGCACGGTACCACTTTAACCACTGGCGGACAGGCCAATTCCCGTGCGGCCCCGCTGGGCCGCCTTCCCCTTCCTATACAGGAAGGGGTGACACCACCCAGACCCCTGTTTTAATCCTTACCCCGTGCGTCCCAAGATGGGGCGCCTCTCAGAAGAGGCGGTGCCCCTCAGAAGGGGCCTGCCCTCTGGACTCTCCCCTTTACAGCACATGGCTAGTCCTCCCTCTTAATGATGGTAGCTACTCCCTGACCACCACCACAGCAAGGAGTCGCCAGACCAAACGTGCCACCCTTGATTTTTAGAGTTCTGGCGAGTGTCCCGACCAGCCTGGTACCGGTAGCACCGAGCGGATGACCAATGGCAACCGCGCCACCATTTACGTTTACCTTCTCCGGCTCAATACCCAGCTCTTTTATTGCGTTGAGAGTAACGATGGAGAACGCCTCGTTTATCTCCCAGAAGTCAATGTCTTTAACCTCCAGGCCGGCATGCTTCAGAGCCTTGCGGCTGGCCGGAACAGGCCCCATGCCCATCATTGACGGGTCGACCCCGGCCCATCCCAGGGAAATGACCTGTGCCAGGGGCTTCAGATTGTACTCAACAGCCTTCTCCCTGGACATCAGAATCATGGCCGTAGCGCCGGCGTTCAATGGCGATGAGTTCCCGGCGGTTACCTGTCCATCCGGAATGTAGGCCGGATTCAATCCGGCCAATGCTTCCAGGGTAGTGGTAGGCCGGATGGCAACGTCGTGGTCGATGACCTGCCTGGTGCCGTCTGCCAGTGTGACCTCCACCGGCATTATCTCACCCTTGAAGAAACCCTCCTCCAGTGCCCTGGCCGCCCTCTGGTGGCTTCGCAGTGCCCAATTGTCCATATCTTCACGGGTGAAGTCAGTATGTTTCAGAAGCTTCTCCGCGGTGAGCCCCATGTTCATCGCGGTCATCAGTTCGTACTTCTGAAATCGGGGGTCCATGAACAGCTTTTCGTTGGGTTTGATCGGTGAGAGACTGGGGTCGCCACCGGCGGGACCACCCATCGGGACATGCGTCATGTGCTCGATTCCACACGAGATGACGATGTCTGAATATCCCAGTGCTATCTCCATCGCCGCAGTGTGCACGGTCGACATCGAAGAGCCGCACTGGCGGTCGATATGCGTAGCCGCCACGCTAAATGGTAGCTCGGCGAGGAAGGCAATATTCCTTCCCCCGAACATCATCTGCTCACCCCAGGGCTGGGCAGTACCGGCATGGAGCTCATCAATGTCATCCGGCTTGATACCGGTACGCTTGATAAGCTCCTTTATCAGTTCCGCAGCGATATCATCCATACGAACGCTATTAAAAACGTCCCTCTCCGGGTCCCTTGGTCTCGACCTTGAGAATGATGACCGCAGGTAGTCGACTATGACGACATCTCTTCCTACCATTGTTCCTTGACCTCCTTACACCTGAGCGTATATTTTGCGCTTTGTAGTGCATGCAGACATATCCTATCGCATACTAATTCTCCGGTCAACCTGTTGTAATCGTTGGGTACATCAGTGCTACTCCAGCAAGGTGATGAAAAACCCTTTCGACCGACTCCCGTGCGGCCCGGATGGAGCGCCTCTCAGAAGAGGCGGAGCGCTTCTCAGAAGAGGCGGCGCCTTTCTGGACTTCCCTTATTCAGTACCATGCCAGTATCCTGTCTCGGAAATACATTGCTTTATTCTCTTTCCTCTCCCCCTCTGCAAAGAGATTAAGGGGGATATAAAATCCCTCTCAGTCTCCCTTTATGAAAGGGAGAGGAGTTATTCAATGAAGTTCTAAGACGCCACACTAGTACAGGCCGATTCCGGTTGCAGCCGGAGAGGGCCTGTGCGGTTAGCTATAGTACTGGCCGTCTCCTCATGTGGCAATGCTTTCTCCAGAGGAGAGGGGGGCAGATAACTATATGTGTGGGAAGCAGGCTTTGCCTGCTTCCCACACAAGAAGAAAACTTCCCCTAGGTGCAGGGTGGGTAATGACCACAACATCTCAATCTGTTGTGTTACCCTTCTGCTTGAAAGAGAACGTCTCTCTTCGGAAAGAGAGAACTCTCTCATACGCACAAATACTCACTCAGGCTCATTCAATCTCACTCAGCTAATATACTGCCGTTATCACGACTTCTCACATAGGACGGGTATCAAAACTACCGACCTGAGTCGCCGTAAACCGTTGCCAACACTGTGGCCACTATGCAGAACCCCGTCTGAACCGTTTTGACAGTCCAACACAATACTGGTATAGTCTAACAGACCTTGGTAAAACCAGCGGGCACAGATCCCACTCGGCGGCGACGACAGGTTCACGGGAGATAAGGTCCAGTTAAATGGTATGGAGAGTAACAACTGAATAGACTGAGCACAATCCCTCTTATTCCTCTGCTTGCTTGAGTTGTCGCCCATTCACAATCCCCGTAACCGCAAACTATCGCTCCCCATCTTACCCATCATTCGCTTTTCACTACTGTTGATTAAGTCCATTGGAGGAGCAATGTCTGCCAATAATACTATCATCTCATGCCGTAACCTGTGGAAGATATTCGGGCCGAATGCAGATACTGTTATTGATGAGATAGCTAATAACGGCGTTACCAAGCAGGAACTGCTGGAGCGGACCGGGCACGTGATAGCCGTCAAGGATGTGTCCTTTGACGTGCACGAAAGTGAGATATTCGTGGTCATGGGTCTCTCCGGAAGCGGTAAGTCGACACTTATCCGCTGCATTAACCGGCTGATAGACCCCACCAGGGGCAATATCTACATAGATGGTACTGACATATCCGAGATGAGCAAGGACGATCTCAGGGAGCTCCGCCGAACCAAGATGAACATGGTCTTCCAGTACTTCGGGCTGCTCCCCCACCGCTCGGTACTCGATAATGTTGGTTTCGGTCTGGAGATTCGTGGGGAACACGGCCACACCAAAGAGGAGAAGGTTGCTGCGGCATTGGAGCAGGTGGGGCTTAAGGGATGGGAGAAGAGCCCCATCCATGAGCTCAGCGGCGGCATGCAGCAGCGTGTGGGACTGGCACGTGCCCTTGCCGGAGGCGCCAGCATACTCCTCATGGACGAGCCTTTCAGCGCCCTTGACCCTCTGATTCGGCGCCAGATGCAGGACGAGTTCATCAACCTTCGCTCCGAGGTCCAACAGACGGTGGTCTTTATAACCCATGACCTTATGGAAGCGCTCCGGCTGGGTGACCGGATTGCTATTATGAAAGACGGCGAAATAGTCCAGATTGGCACCCCTCAGCAGATAGTCGGTGACCCGGCCGACGAGTACGTGAGCGAATTTGTCAGGGACGTTCCCCGCGGACAGGTAATCGCAGTGAGAAGCGTCATGGAACGACCTGCGGTAATGATTACCATAGAACGAAGTCTTGAAGAAACCCTGGCTGCACTACAGAAGCAGGATACTACTACCGGTTTCATTGTCGATGGATTCCGCAAGTATATCGGTACAGTCACTACTTCTGACGTGGAGGCTGCCATCGAAAGCGGTGCCACGAAGGTCAGCGAGCTAGTCAATCTCGACTCTCCGAGCTGTCCTCCAACTACTACACTCGATGAATGCCTGCAACTGGTAGCGGAGCAGGACACCCCGCTGGCAGTGGTCACCACCAGGGGTCATCTAATCGGTATCGTTACCAAAACTGCCCTCATCCAGGCCATGAAAACGGATGCAGGGAACGGGAATGGTAACGGGCAGTGACCATGCCAATAGCCCAGGCTCAACTTCACTGCGTGGGGTGAACCCATGCCTGTTTACGAGGAGGGAAAAGACAGACCATTGCAAGAAGAAACAGCGAAAGATGTCTCTACGGATGCA
Above is a genomic segment from Dehalococcoidales bacterium containing:
- a CDS encoding CoA-binding protein, which codes for MRVNFEKMERAFNPRCVAIVGDSKRGNFHWLHNESTFKGKLYSVQVNPESIEGIRALGVENYTSIVDIPEPVDLAIINLPREIAPQVLEDCIRKDVAAAHFFTAGFSETNTEEGIRLERLLKERAEQADFHIIGPNCRGIFTPGIGLRQIGDQYSGCSGPVGLISQSGGHAMYFAREAHTEGVDINKAVSFGNGTVLHASDYLAYFGQDPSIEVIGMYLEGVRDGRRFFSVLREVAARKPVVLWKGGWTADGGRAVSSHTASLAVPQEVWSSAMKQCGVIQVFGQEELIDTLKALIHLPPVLGDRVALVGGAGGQSIASTDVFAGAGFRVPLLSEESYEEMATFFSLIGGSYRNPIDTDAGRNRLELARILGLVARDNNIDNIVLQSRVGTFMFGPEMRDADIKAALDVKGETSKPVLAILPYYNPEEMAEARETIPRFQEGRIPVFPTLERGAAALKNVLEYYRLRQ
- a CDS encoding acetyl-CoA C-acetyltransferase — its product is MVGRDVVIVDYLRSSFSRSRPRDPERDVFNSVRMDDIAAELIKELIKRTGIKPDDIDELHAGTAQPWGEQMMFGGRNIAFLAELPFSVAATHIDRQCGSSMSTVHTAAMEIALGYSDIVISCGIEHMTHVPMGGPAGGDPSLSPIKPNEKLFMDPRFQKYELMTAMNMGLTAEKLLKHTDFTREDMDNWALRSHQRAARALEEGFFKGEIMPVEVTLADGTRQVIDHDVAIRPTTTLEALAGLNPAYIPDGQVTAGNSSPLNAGATAMILMSREKAVEYNLKPLAQVISLGWAGVDPSMMGMGPVPASRKALKHAGLEVKDIDFWEINEAFSIVTLNAIKELGIEPEKVNVNGGAVAIGHPLGATGTRLVGTLARTLKIKGGTFGLATPCCGGGQGVATIIKRED
- a CDS encoding glycine betaine/L-proline ABC transporter ATP-binding protein; translated protein: MSANNTIISCRNLWKIFGPNADTVIDEIANNGVTKQELLERTGHVIAVKDVSFDVHESEIFVVMGLSGSGKSTLIRCINRLIDPTRGNIYIDGTDISEMSKDDLRELRRTKMNMVFQYFGLLPHRSVLDNVGFGLEIRGEHGHTKEEKVAAALEQVGLKGWEKSPIHELSGGMQQRVGLARALAGGASILLMDEPFSALDPLIRRQMQDEFINLRSEVQQTVVFITHDLMEALRLGDRIAIMKDGEIVQIGTPQQIVGDPADEYVSEFVRDVPRGQVIAVRSVMERPAVMITIERSLEETLAALQKQDTTTGFIVDGFRKYIGTVTTSDVEAAIESGATKVSELVNLDSPSCPPTTTLDECLQLVAEQDTPLAVVTTRGHLIGIVTKTALIQAMKTDAGNGNGNGQ